A genomic window from Maledivibacter sp. includes:
- the csrA gene encoding carbon storage regulator CsrA, with the protein MLVLTRKKNQSIKIGKDIEIKVLGIEDGKVKLGISAPKSIEVHRKEIYERIADENRNAINSNMQINSLNELVKKMK; encoded by the coding sequence ATGTTGGTATTAACGAGAAAGAAAAACCAAAGTATAAAAATAGGTAAAGACATTGAGATAAAAGTGTTAGGTATAGAAGATGGGAAAGTTAAGCTAGGAATTTCTGCTCCTAAAAGTATAGAAGTGCATAGAAAAGAAATATATGAAAGAATAGCTGATGAAAATAGAAATGCTATAAATTCTAATATGCAAATAAATAGCTTAAATGAACTAGTAAAAAAGATGAAATAA